A single genomic interval of Helicoverpa armigera isolate CAAS_96S chromosome 22, ASM3070526v1, whole genome shotgun sequence harbors:
- the LOC110375634 gene encoding zinc finger protein 593 homolog isoform X2 has product MTYKRKKYHHGDTHLKKRWRVRNRKKDLDQIDDDIKEENAEKLLNQSVDLDLPGAAQHYCLHCARYFINEQSLNEHFKTKVHKRRLKALELEPYTIEESERAAGHGNFKQAAKRKIVSQNTEKADADGDAIIDDISPSKKQKITQDAA; this is encoded by the exons ATGACatacaaacgaaaaaaatatcacCACGGTGACACCCACCTGAAGAAAAGGTGGAGAGTGAGGAATCGGAAGAAGGATCTTGATCAAATTGACGACGATATAAAAGAAG AAAACGCCGAGAAGTTATTAAATCAAAGTGTAGACTTGGACCTGCCGGGTGCAGCGCAGCATTACTGCTTACATTGTGCTAGATATTTCATAAACGAGCAATCGCTTAACGAGCACTTCAAAACAAAAGTCCACAAGCGAAGGTTGAAGGCGCTTGAGCTCGAGCCCTACACTATCGAGGAGTCAGAACGCGCCGCAGGACACGGCAACTTCAAGCAGGCggctaaaagaaaaatagtctCACAAAACACCGAAAAAGCAGATGCGGATGGTGATGCAATCATAGACGATATAAGCCCAAGTAAAAAGCAGAAAATTACGCAAGATGCTGCGTAA
- the LOC126053448 gene encoding serine--tRNA synthetase-like protein Slimp: MQSDLIKENIKKLKVPLWSAEEAAMVEALKIPNNLHYRTPDSKNKILYSQLSRPKKEKNHLRIGKLMNILDFKKNENYYLLGNGAMFELGAKFFFSKILKDKNFVQFSNPDFVKSLIVEGSGKDHTNPDVSFILHHNEDTKVNIDSRLHLTGGGSLCSFLAYHAKNVLPAKALPLKYFTMGRQYIPAAAEEDSLFHVSQSSVVEFFGATKTEQDQDQLLDELIDTVKLAYSKIGYHFRMSLVSADKLSMWESLRLSVEMYSTSLKDYVEVANVSVSGDFLSKRLMLTYVENKENKFPHLVSGTLLNVPKFLACALEQDEQFTVPKFAKIERYLYCD, translated from the coding sequence ATGCAAAGTGATctcattaaagaaaatattaagaaattaaaagtacctctaTGGTCAGCAGAAGAAGCTGCTATGGTTGAAGCCTTAAAGATACCAAACAATTTACATTATCGCACACCAGatagcaaaaacaaaattttatactCACAACTTTCTCGCCCCAAGAAAGAGAAGAACCATCTCAGAATAGGCAAACTAATGAATATTCTTGACTTTAAAAAGAATGAGAATTACTATTTATTAGGAAACGGAGCAATGTTTGAGTTGGGagcaaaattttttttcagcAAAATACTGAAAGACAAGAATTTTGTGCAGTTTTCAAATCCAGATTTTGTTAAAAGTTTAATCGTTGAAGGCAGTGGCAAAGACCATACTAACCCTGATGTCAGCTTCATTTTACATCATAATGAGGACACTAAAGTTAATATTGATAGCAGATTGCACCTCACTGGTGGGGGATCTCTCTGCTCCTTCCTTGCATACCATGCCAAGAATGTGTTGCCGGCCAAAGCCTTGCCCCTGAAGTACTTTACAATGGGGAGGCAGTACATACCTGCAGCTGCTGAAGAGGACAGTCTGTTCCACGTCAGCCAGTCATCTGTTGTAGAATTCTTTGGAGCTACTAAAACTGAGCAGGACCAAGATCAATTGCTTGACGAGCTCATTGACACGGTAAAACTTGCATACAGTAAAATTGGGTACCATTTCCGAATGAGTTTAGTTTCCGCTGACAAGTTGTCTATGTGGGAATCACTCAGGCTCTCGGTAGAGATGTATTCAACATCCTTAAAAGACTATGTGGAGGTGGCCAATGTGTCGGTGAGTGGAGACTTCCTCAGTAAGAGGTTGATGTTGACTTATGTTGAAAATAAAGAGAATAAATTCCCTCATTTGGTTTCTGGTACATTGTTGAATGTGCCAAAGTTTTTGGCATGTGCATTGGAGCAGGATGAACAGTTTACTGTTCCCAAATTTGCAAAGATCGAGAGATATTTATATTGTGATTAA
- the LOC110375634 gene encoding zinc finger protein 593 homolog isoform X1, whose translation MTYKRKKYHHGDTHLKKRWRVRNRKKDLDQIDDDIKEENAEKLLNQSVDLDLPGAAQHYCLHCARYFINEQSLNEHFKTKVHKRRLKALELEPYTIEESERAAGHGNFKQAAKRKIVSQNTEKADADGDAIIDDISPSKKQKITQDAA comes from the exons atacaaacgaaaaaaatatcacCACGGTGACACCCACCTGAAGAAAAGGTGGAGAGTGAGGAATCGGAAGAAGGATCTTGATCAAATTGACGACGATATAAAAGAAG AAAACGCCGAGAAGTTATTAAATCAAAGTGTAGACTTGGACCTGCCGGGTGCAGCGCAGCATTACTGCTTACATTGTGCTAGATATTTCATAAACGAGCAATCGCTTAACGAGCACTTCAAAACAAAAGTCCACAAGCGAAGGTTGAAGGCGCTTGAGCTCGAGCCCTACACTATCGAGGAGTCAGAACGCGCCGCAGGACACGGCAACTTCAAGCAGGCggctaaaagaaaaatagtctCACAAAACACCGAAAAAGCAGATGCGGATGGTGATGCAATCATAGACGATATAAGCCCAAGTAAAAAGCAGAAAATTACGCAAGATGCTGCGTAA